In Burkholderiales bacterium, the following proteins share a genomic window:
- a CDS encoding putative DNA modification/repair radical SAM protein has product MDLARKLTVLADAAKYDASCASSGTSKRDSADGKGIGSTEGMGICHSYAPDGRCISLLKVLLTNFCTYDCLYCVNRISSNVPRARFTVPELVKLTLDFYRRNYIEGLFLSSGIIRSPDYTMEEVIRVARSLREEHHFRGYIHLKTIPDASPELIAEAGRYADRLSINIELPTEAGLTRLAPEKDAGAIRRSMARVRVRLDEREDAKKAKQKPPVFTPAGQSTQMIVGADASDDRAIIETSANLYGAYKLKRVYYSAFSPIPDSNAALPLKAPPLVREHRLYQADWLMRFYGFGSSEIVVAEDGMLDLDIDPKLAWALAHRERFPVDVNRADREMLLRVPGFGTRTVARILKARRVRAIRSDDLARLKVPLSKALPFVVTADHRAYSALDSEKLAGSARRTEQLALF; this is encoded by the coding sequence CCGACGCCGCCAAGTACGACGCCAGTTGCGCGTCCAGCGGCACCTCGAAGCGCGATTCTGCCGACGGCAAAGGCATCGGCTCGACCGAGGGCATGGGCATCTGCCACAGCTACGCGCCCGACGGCCGCTGCATCTCGCTCCTCAAGGTGCTGCTCACCAACTTCTGCACCTACGACTGCCTGTATTGCGTCAACCGCATCTCGAGCAACGTCCCTCGCGCACGCTTCACCGTGCCGGAGCTCGTCAAGCTCACGCTCGACTTCTACCGCCGCAACTATATCGAAGGTTTGTTTCTTTCCTCCGGAATCATCAGAAGCCCCGATTACACGATGGAGGAGGTGATACGCGTCGCGCGCTCCTTGCGCGAGGAACATCACTTCCGCGGCTACATCCATCTGAAGACCATACCCGACGCGAGCCCGGAGCTCATCGCCGAGGCCGGGCGCTACGCCGACCGCCTGAGCATCAACATCGAGCTGCCGACCGAAGCGGGCCTCACGCGGCTCGCGCCCGAAAAAGACGCCGGTGCGATCCGCCGCTCGATGGCGCGCGTGCGCGTGCGGCTCGACGAGCGCGAGGATGCGAAAAAGGCGAAGCAAAAACCGCCCGTTTTCACGCCGGCCGGACAGAGCACTCAGATGATCGTCGGCGCCGACGCGAGCGACGACCGCGCGATCATCGAGACCAGCGCGAACCTGTACGGCGCCTACAAGCTGAAGCGAGTGTATTACTCGGCGTTCAGCCCGATTCCCGATTCCAACGCCGCGCTGCCTCTGAAGGCGCCGCCGCTCGTGCGCGAGCACCGGCTGTATCAGGCGGACTGGCTGATGCGCTTCTACGGCTTCGGCTCGAGCGAGATCGTCGTCGCCGAAGACGGCATGCTCGACCTCGACATCGATCCCAAGCTCGCCTGGGCGCTCGCGCATCGCGAGCGCTTTCCGGTCGACGTCAACCGCGCGGACAGAGAGATGCTGCTGCGCGTGCCCGGATTCGGCACGCGCACGGTGGCGCGCATCCTCAAAGCCCGGCGCGTGCGCGCGATCCGCAGCGACGACCTCGCGCGGCTGAAGGTGCCGCTGTCGAAAGCGCTGCCGTTCGTGGTGACGGCGGACCATCGCGCGTACAGCGCGCTCGACAGCGAGAAGCTCGCCGGCAGCGCGCGGCGCACCGAGCAGCTCGCATTGTTCTGA